From the Methanobacteriaceae archaeon genome, one window contains:
- a CDS encoding adenylyltransferase/cytidyltransferase family protein, which translates to MLILIGISADFDPVHKGHEKLIKEARKLADEKNKKVVVYLNKGFSANHAPFFASFEARKEMALALGADEVRCFEGLHHRLVLSYSVPIRLQQMIDDGVTDYITSASISLDEIKSKAQKFIDEGNFVGMPKHYTNRNEIRWYAINQFLGSKLEYHVVKELNKDKYSGRLIRQSIIDNDMTITDDVKKVLPKSTVDILQREIDAGNIPEERNWDDIYKRMNTYSRGNLEKIAYLNGNTINEIIKKRVYRDPESIWAVFRRSNYGPVMTRLAISAIEMDVTKKEVMDLMKSYESKGVIPDNQKVQRVIDRAWYVASSDLDAREANEKFRSEFIEVDAPLKLEAGLNLTKFETKITKEGINTDLYVDKKGKISVQFKSEGKKIKTNLRLPAVEVTYLRYIMDAHFIPVSGSIKKAKKGFKVEVVIG; encoded by the coding sequence GTGTTAATATTGATTGGAATTAGTGCAGATTTTGACCCTGTTCACAAAGGTCATGAAAAATTAATTAAAGAAGCTAGAAAACTTGCTGATGAAAAAAACAAAAAAGTTGTTGTTTATTTAAATAAAGGATTTAGTGCAAATCATGCTCCTTTTTTTGCAAGTTTTGAAGCTAGAAAAGAAATGGCATTAGCATTAGGTGCTGATGAAGTTAGATGTTTTGAAGGACTTCATCACAGATTAGTTTTATCATATAGTGTGCCAATCAGACTCCAACAGATGATTGATGATGGAGTAACTGATTATATTACCTCAGCAAGCATTTCACTTGATGAGATTAAATCAAAAGCACAGAAGTTTATTGATGAGGGAAATTTCGTTGGAATGCCAAAACACTATACAAACAGAAATGAAATCAGATGGTATGCTATAAATCAGTTTCTTGGATCAAAACTAGAGTATCATGTTGTAAAGGAATTAAACAAAGACAAATATTCCGGAAGATTAATCAGACAATCCATTATTGATAATGACATGACAATAACTGATGATGTTAAAAAAGTACTTCCAAAATCAACAGTTGATATTCTTCAGCGCGAAATTGATGCTGGAAATATTCCTGAAGAGAGAAACTGGGATGATATTTATAAAAGAATGAACACCTATTCTAGAGGAAATCTTGAAAAAATAGCTTATCTTAATGGTAATACAATAAACGAAATTATTAAAAAAAGAGTTTATAGAGACCCAGAATCCATTTGGGCTGTTTTTAGAAGATCAAACTACGGACCAGTAATGACCAGATTGGCAATTAGTGCAATTGAAATGGATGTTACAAAAAAAGAAGTAATGGATTTAATGAAAAGCTATGAATCCAAAGGTGTTATTCCTGATAATCAGAAAGTCCAAAGAGTAATTGACAGAGCATGGTATGTTGCAAGCAGCGATTTAGATGCTCGTGAGGCAAATGAAAAATTCAGAAGTGAATTTATTGAGGTTGATGCTCCGCTAAAACTTGAAGCAGGACTAAATTTAACTAAATTTGAAACTAAGATTACAAAAGAAGGAATAAATACTGATTTATATGTGGATAAGAAAGGTAAGATTTCTGTTCAGTTTAAAAGTGAAGGTAAAAAAATTAAAACAAATTTAAGACTTCCTGCTGTAGAGGTTACTTATCTAAGATACATTATGGATGCTCATTTTATTCCTGTTAGTGGAAGTATAAAAAAAGCTAAAAAAGGATTTAAAGTTGAAGTGGTTATTGGTTAA
- a CDS encoding MoxR family ATPase has product MQIENISIKDIDKSLLSADYVSNNEISTTLYLSLLLGKPMLIEGPPGVGKTELAKVIAKTFDRDFFRIQCYEGINFEQIVGEWNYQKQLLHLEAAKNDSVKEDKIFDEEFFIRRPLLNAFLNDNDSVLLIDEIDKADEEVESFLLQALGEKEITINDLGTFQLKNDLIVILTSNSQRSLLNETKDRCLFLYIPYPTVEREIEIVKSKLPHADEGIISHIVKIVHDIRNLNLMKKPSVRGTVDWVQSVMSLGTDDLDKSLKDSVGVAIKTESDRKRVLKDVLDKD; this is encoded by the coding sequence TTGCAAATTGAAAATATTAGTATTAAAGATATTGATAAAAGTCTGTTAAGTGCAGATTATGTTTCAAATAATGAAATTTCAACTACTTTATATTTATCCTTATTACTTGGAAAACCAATGCTTATTGAAGGACCTCCTGGTGTTGGAAAAACAGAGCTTGCAAAAGTAATTGCAAAGACTTTTGATAGGGACTTTTTCAGGATACAATGTTATGAAGGAATTAACTTCGAACAAATTGTCGGTGAATGGAACTATCAAAAACAACTTCTTCATTTGGAAGCTGCTAAAAATGATTCCGTTAAAGAAGATAAAATATTTGATGAGGAATTTTTCATAAGACGTCCTTTACTTAATGCATTTTTAAATGATAATGACTCAGTATTACTTATTGATGAAATTGACAAAGCAGATGAAGAAGTAGAAAGCTTCTTACTTCAGGCATTAGGTGAAAAAGAAATAACAATTAATGATTTGGGAACTTTCCAATTAAAAAACGATTTGATTGTTATTTTAACATCAAACTCTCAAAGATCATTACTTAATGAGACTAAGGATAGATGTTTGTTTTTATACATCCCATATCCAACTGTCGAACGTGAGATTGAAATCGTCAAATCCAAATTACCTCATGCAGATGAGGGCATTATTTCACATATTGTTAAGATTGTTCATGATATTCGTAATCTTAACTTAATGAAAAAACCTTCTGTTAGAGGTACTGTTGATTGGGTTCAGTCAGTCATGAGTTTAGGCACTGATGATTTGGATAAATCTTTAAAAGACAGTGTTGGTGTAGCTATTAAAACAGAAAGCGATAGAAAAAGAGTTTTAAAAGATGTTTTAGATAAGGATTAA
- a CDS encoding dihydropteroate synthase-like protein: MKVLIITGELAYPLIKDVVSNSKEDIIVHIVDNTQVAAFLTPRLIINEVKKCFADQMDEIDMILVPGLIKKGTKEITKELGIPTFKGSTDGADLAMVLDLIEKIELSQTTPADKLINEEKRKQALKFIEDFENDTETIEKLLEKPNNILIRNLPVGEDFPMRVLAEIANAPFLSKEALINKCQYFVDSGADMIDIGMAAGEDFSDKIPELIETLRPIVGDRPLSIDTLNPNEIKTAAENGIDFVLSLDLGNNSEVKEVLKEKQIPAVLLPTNFSQGKSPKSPSERVEAMHQLIKDTEGVKYVADLILDPVNSASIVESIIACNEFHKTNPAPMFFGVGNVTELMDADSGGVNVLLAGIGMELGVSILFTPEESGKTRGSVRELATASKMMFLAKHRKSIPKDLGINLVEFKDKHKRNDIIVNERDGVPEIRQKKPMKFIRDKAGSFKIHVDYATTVKDSRITATHFKKNEPDFVIVGHSAKEIYEEIIEKELVTRMEHAAYLGSELQKAEIAMITGKEYVQDFELFKNPDELKK; encoded by the coding sequence ATGAAAGTTTTAATTATCACAGGAGAGTTGGCATATCCTTTAATAAAAGATGTTGTTTCAAACTCAAAAGAAGATATCATTGTACATATTGTTGACAATACTCAGGTTGCAGCATTTTTAACTCCAAGATTAATTATTAATGAAGTTAAGAAATGTTTTGCAGACCAAATGGATGAAATTGATATGATTTTAGTTCCAGGTTTAATTAAAAAAGGAACAAAAGAAATTACAAAAGAACTTGGAATTCCAACATTTAAAGGATCCACTGACGGTGCAGACTTGGCAATGGTTTTAGACTTAATTGAAAAAATTGAATTGTCACAAACCACCCCTGCAGATAAACTGATTAATGAAGAAAAAAGAAAACAGGCTTTAAAATTCATTGAAGATTTTGAAAATGACACTGAGACTATTGAAAAACTTCTTGAAAAACCAAATAATATCCTAATTAGAAATCTTCCGGTTGGTGAAGACTTCCCAATGAGAGTACTTGCTGAAATAGCTAATGCACCATTCTTATCAAAAGAAGCATTAATAAACAAATGTCAGTATTTCGTTGATTCTGGAGCAGATATGATTGATATAGGAATGGCTGCTGGTGAAGATTTTTCAGATAAAATTCCTGAGTTAATTGAAACATTACGTCCTATTGTGGGCGATAGACCATTAAGCATTGATACATTAAATCCAAATGAGATTAAAACAGCTGCAGAAAATGGAATTGATTTTGTATTAAGTCTTGATTTAGGAAACAACAGTGAAGTTAAAGAAGTATTAAAAGAAAAACAGATTCCTGCAGTTTTACTTCCAACAAACTTTTCTCAAGGTAAATCTCCAAAATCTCCAAGTGAACGTGTTGAAGCAATGCATCAGTTAATAAAAGACACTGAAGGAGTAAAATACGTTGCAGATTTAATTTTAGATCCTGTTAACAGTGCAAGTATTGTAGAGTCAATAATCGCATGTAATGAATTTCACAAAACAAACCCTGCACCAATGTTTTTCGGTGTTGGAAATGTTACCGAGCTAATGGATGCAGATTCAGGGGGAGTCAATGTTTTATTGGCAGGTATTGGTATGGAACTTGGAGTAAGTATATTATTTACTCCTGAAGAAAGTGGAAAAACACGTGGTAGTGTTCGTGAATTAGCTACTGCATCTAAAATGATGTTTCTTGCAAAACACAGAAAATCCATTCCAAAAGATTTAGGAATCAATTTGGTTGAATTTAAAGATAAACATAAAAGAAATGATATCATAGTAAACGAAAGAGATGGAGTTCCTGAAATTCGCCAGAAAAAACCAATGAAATTCATAAGAGATAAAGCAGGCAGTTTTAAAATTCATGTTGACTATGCAACTACTGTAAAGGACAGCAGAATTACTGCTACTCATTTTAAGAAAAATGAACCTGACTTTGTAATTGTTGGACATTCTGCTAAAGAAATCTATGAAGAAATCATTGAAAAAGAATTAGTTACAAGAATGGAACACGCTGCATATTTAGGTTCCGAATTGCAAAAAGCAGAAATTGCAATGATTACTGGAAAAGAATATGTTCAGGATTTTGAATTATTCAAAAATCCTGACGAACTTAAAAAATAG
- the porA gene encoding pyruvate synthase subunit PorA, whose product MIKEVMTANKAVAEAVRLAKPQVIPVYPITPQTTISEYLAQYVADEKIDAKYVKVESEHSAISAAVGASGAGVRTFTATSSQGLMLMHEILFAAAGMRTPIVLADANRAISAPLNIWNDQQDSIAQRDAGWLQIYVENAQEALDTTLMAYKISENPDVLLPSMVCLDGFILTHTVEPVEIPDQESVDKFLPPYVPKHAYLDPNDPMSIGNFADTHYYTEARHDMEVAMTKSIGVIEETCKEFAEIFGREYGLVEPYKTEDADIVIVAMGSLCSTIRVVVDQLREKGEKVGLLKIRAYRPFPVEAIKDAVKNCQKIAVIDKNFTFGIGGALYADMKVKIDKEIYGFVAGLGGRDIIPEYIVEAYEKTKVPEQEVTWIGLKEE is encoded by the coding sequence ATGATAAAAGAAGTAATGACCGCAAACAAAGCAGTTGCAGAAGCTGTAAGATTAGCTAAACCACAAGTTATTCCCGTTTATCCAATTACTCCACAAACTACAATTTCAGAATACTTAGCTCAATACGTTGCAGACGAAAAAATTGATGCTAAATATGTTAAAGTAGAATCAGAACACAGTGCAATAAGTGCTGCAGTTGGAGCTAGTGGTGCTGGAGTAAGAACCTTTACCGCAACATCCTCCCAAGGATTAATGTTAATGCACGAAATTTTATTCGCAGCAGCAGGTATGAGAACTCCTATTGTTTTAGCAGATGCAAACAGAGCAATTTCTGCACCCTTAAACATTTGGAACGACCAACAAGACTCCATTGCACAAAGAGATGCTGGATGGTTACAAATTTATGTTGAAAATGCACAAGAAGCATTAGATACTACTTTAATGGCATATAAAATTTCAGAAAACCCAGATGTATTACTTCCATCAATGGTATGTTTAGACGGATTTATTTTAACTCACACTGTAGAACCTGTTGAAATTCCAGATCAAGAAAGTGTAGATAAATTCTTACCTCCATATGTTCCTAAACATGCATATCTTGATCCAAATGACCCAATGTCCATTGGTAACTTTGCAGATACTCACTACTATACAGAAGCAAGACATGATATGGAAGTTGCAATGACCAAATCCATTGGAGTTATTGAAGAAACCTGTAAAGAATTTGCTGAAATCTTTGGAAGAGAATATGGTCTTGTTGAACCATACAAAACCGAAGATGCAGATATTGTTATTGTTGCAATGGGTTCACTTTGTAGTACCATTAGAGTTGTAGTAGACCAATTAAGAGAAAAAGGAGAAAAAGTAGGTTTACTTAAAATTAGAGCATACAGACCATTCCCTGTTGAAGCAATCAAAGACGCAGTTAAAAACTGTCAAAAAATTGCTGTTATTGATAAAAACTTCACCTTCGGAATTGGTGGAGCATTATATGCTGATATGAAAGTTAAAATTGATAAAGAAATCTATGGATTTGTTGCAGGTTTAGGTGGAAGAGACATTATACCTGAATACATTGTTGAAGCTTATGAAAAAACAAAAGTACCTGAACAAGAAGTTACATGGATTGGACTTAAGGAGGAATAG
- a CDS encoding pyruvate ferredoxin oxidoreductase subunit gamma: MIEIRFHGRGGQGAVTAAEILAKAAFKDGKYSQAFPFFGVERRGAPVMAFTRIDDKPIDLRYQIYNPDYVLVLDDGLLNVVDVFSGIKDNTEVIINTETFEGSGEHTVHSIDATGVALDMLGRNIVNTIILGYFAKKTQLVSIESLLEVIRETFPGKVGELNVEATKKAYEMG, translated from the coding sequence ATGATTGAAATTCGTTTTCATGGAAGAGGAGGACAAGGAGCTGTAACCGCTGCTGAGATTTTAGCTAAAGCAGCTTTCAAAGACGGCAAATATTCTCAAGCTTTTCCATTCTTTGGAGTAGAACGTAGAGGAGCTCCAGTTATGGCGTTCACCAGAATTGATGACAAGCCAATTGATTTGAGATACCAAATCTACAATCCGGACTATGTATTAGTATTAGATGATGGATTATTAAACGTAGTGGATGTATTTTCAGGAATCAAAGACAATACTGAAGTTATTATCAACACCGAAACTTTTGAAGGTAGTGGAGAACATACCGTCCACAGTATTGATGCAACCGGAGTTGCATTAGACATGTTAGGACGTAACATTGTAAATACTATTATTTTAGGATATTTTGCTAAAAAAACCCAACTTGTAAGTATCGAATCATTACTTGAAGTAATTAGAGAAACATTCCCTGGAAAAGTTGGAGAACTAAATGTAGAAGCTACTAAAAAAGCTTATGAAATGGGATAG
- a CDS encoding ARMT1-like domain-containing protein: MDISYECGPCFLRQAREALDLSTDDENVKMKVMEEIFKFLSTTFKAGTNSNSTGSSMHKIIKQKTGCMDPYYKEKVEGNEIALKYLPEVKKILDEDDSLENYVKIAIIGNILDFGAFTLDDDIEGVIKSSLKKDLAVKDIEEFENSLKTHDKVLYLVDNTGEIVFDKLLLAKLKEYDLDITIAVKSEPILNDATMVEALDVGLDEFGKLVEIGAGTVGYVDSEISDEFRQIFDDHEFVISKGMGNYEGLTEIDLSKKDIYFLLCVKCNTIARHIGANLHDMLLLRK; this comes from the coding sequence TTGGATATTAGTTATGAATGTGGGCCTTGTTTTTTAAGACAGGCTCGTGAAGCTTTAGATTTATCAACTGATGATGAAAATGTTAAAATGAAAGTAATGGAAGAAATCTTCAAATTTCTAAGCACTACTTTCAAAGCAGGAACCAATTCAAACAGTACTGGTTCTTCAATGCATAAAATCATCAAACAAAAAACCGGCTGTATGGATCCATATTACAAAGAAAAAGTTGAAGGCAATGAAATTGCACTTAAATACTTGCCTGAAGTCAAAAAAATATTGGATGAAGATGACAGTTTAGAAAACTATGTTAAAATAGCTATTATAGGTAATATTTTGGATTTTGGAGCTTTTACCTTAGATGATGATATTGAAGGTGTAATTAAAAGTTCACTAAAAAAAGATTTGGCAGTTAAAGACATTGAAGAATTTGAAAACTCTCTGAAAACTCATGATAAAGTATTGTATTTAGTAGATAATACTGGAGAAATTGTATTTGACAAGCTATTATTAGCTAAACTAAAAGAATATGATTTGGATATTACAATTGCTGTTAAATCAGAACCTATTTTAAATGATGCTACTATGGTTGAAGCACTTGACGTTGGACTTGATGAATTTGGAAAACTTGTTGAAATCGGTGCTGGAACTGTAGGTTATGTTGATAGTGAAATTTCAGACGAATTTAGACAAATCTTCGATGATCATGAATTTGTAATCTCAAAAGGTATGGGAAACTATGAAGGTTTAACTGAAATTGATTTATCCAAAAAAGACATCTACTTTTTGTTATGTGTAAAATGTAATACTATTGCAAGGCATATTGGTGCAAACTTACATGACATGCTTCTTTTAAGAAAATAA
- the porD gene encoding pyruvate synthase subunit PorD: MVSIGCVIKTPGNSRINKTGSWRTFKPILDKEKCIDCNNCIIFCPDSSVNKQHDIDYDYCKGCGICAYECPSDAIEMVKE; the protein is encoded by the coding sequence ATGGTAAGCATAGGATGCGTAATTAAAACACCAGGTAATAGTAGAATTAACAAAACTGGAAGTTGGAGAACTTTTAAACCAATTTTAGACAAAGAAAAATGTATTGACTGTAATAATTGTATTATCTTCTGTCCAGATTCCAGTGTAAACAAACAACATGACATAGATTATGATTACTGCAAAGGATGTGGAATTTGTGCATATGAATGTCCTTCCGATGCAATTGAAATGGTAAAAGAATAA
- a CDS encoding VWA domain-containing protein, with the protein MINKIVDLSAQLRQKDVPVSIRSTKAAIQVYEDLGEEDRNLLKTALMAVYVKDKYDIPKFNKVFEEIFAIKKVEMPEEVKRSKAYEGRGPKSNKYIIKKQESMAQSIRKEKITNEKLKMLSGQPLLEEAKKLERDGELMNKDLTKLNRFDPRMLEICQQLGRRIANKRSRRKSKMNCNKIDIRRTIRVNLKYGGVPLELIKAKPRPHKNEHLFLNDISGSCEWISSWFFMLMFSAQTAFKRSRTFEFDNKVIETSSALKEEYLLDAFVKVKDLRVKNMMVHGTSNMYTAFKSFQEMANINNKSHVIILSDCRDWAGPKVNGVPASVDIVEEMVRDSKKVVILNPEDKNKWDVVDSCVSLYRDAGAQVFEVNTLNQLARFVEQM; encoded by the coding sequence ATGATAAATAAAATAGTAGATTTATCCGCCCAGTTAAGGCAAAAAGATGTCCCTGTAAGTATTAGAAGTACTAAGGCAGCTATACAGGTTTATGAGGACTTGGGTGAGGAAGACAGAAACTTGCTTAAAACTGCACTGATGGCAGTTTATGTTAAAGACAAGTATGATATTCCTAAATTCAATAAGGTTTTTGAAGAAATATTTGCTATTAAAAAAGTTGAAATGCCTGAAGAAGTTAAAAGAAGTAAAGCATATGAGGGCAGAGGTCCTAAATCAAATAAATATATCATTAAAAAACAGGAAAGCATGGCTCAAAGTATTAGAAAAGAAAAAATTACTAATGAAAAATTGAAAATGCTTTCAGGCCAACCATTACTTGAGGAAGCTAAAAAACTCGAACGCGATGGGGAATTAATGAATAAAGACTTAACCAAATTAAATCGTTTTGATCCAAGAATGCTTGAAATCTGTCAGCAGTTAGGTAGAAGAATAGCTAATAAGCGTTCAAGAAGAAAATCTAAAATGAACTGTAACAAAATTGATATTAGAAGAACCATAAGAGTTAATTTAAAATATGGTGGGGTTCCGCTAGAGCTTATTAAAGCAAAACCAAGGCCTCATAAGAATGAACACTTATTTTTAAATGACATAAGTGGTTCATGTGAATGGATTAGTAGCTGGTTTTTCATGTTGATGTTTTCAGCTCAAACAGCATTCAAACGTTCTAGAACATTTGAATTTGACAATAAAGTAATTGAAACATCTTCTGCTCTAAAAGAAGAGTATCTCTTAGATGCATTTGTTAAAGTGAAAGATTTACGTGTTAAAAATATGATGGTTCATGGTACCTCAAACATGTATACAGCATTTAAGAGCTTTCAGGAGATGGCAAATATAAATAACAAATCCCATGTTATTATTTTATCTGATTGTCGTGATTGGGCAGGGCCAAAAGTAAATGGAGTTCCTGCCAGTGTGGATATTGTTGAGGAAATGGTAAGAGATTCCAAAAAAGTTGTAATTTTAAACCCTGAAGATAAAAACAAATGGGATGTTGTAGACAGCTGTGTTTCACTCTACAGAGACGCTGGAGCACAGGTTTTTGAAGTTAATACTCTTAATCAACTAGCAAGATTTGTAGAACAAATGTAG
- a CDS encoding TIGR00269 family protein translates to MQCSKCGNPKVIIKKEQSGQLLCKDCFIESVEKKAIKTVRKEKLLDKGDKVLVALSGGKDSVTTLEILNTFREMHIIDLCAVTVDEGIDNYRQDGVDIAIRHAERLGIEHKVVSLKDEYGITLDEIMQRENHKGSCTYCGVFRRTIINKAAREMGATKIATGHNLDDEVQGILMNYLEGNTDNLTKLGAKTESKAEEFTVKIKPLREIPEREIGLYVVAKELEVHFDSCPYAMQSFRGEVSEVINQLAEKHPTIKYSTLRGYDKIKNVLKEDFKKDFNHGRCKRCGEPSANELCKACSFLEELGL, encoded by the coding sequence ATGCAATGTAGTAAATGTGGTAATCCTAAAGTTATTATTAAAAAAGAACAGTCCGGCCAGCTATTATGTAAGGATTGTTTTATTGAATCAGTTGAGAAAAAAGCTATTAAAACCGTTAGAAAAGAAAAACTGTTAGATAAAGGAGATAAGGTTTTAGTTGCTCTTTCAGGTGGAAAAGACAGTGTAACAACACTTGAAATCTTAAATACATTTCGTGAAATGCACATTATTGACTTGTGTGCAGTAACAGTAGATGAAGGAATTGATAACTATCGCCAAGACGGTGTTGATATAGCTATTAGGCATGCTGAGAGATTAGGTATTGAACACAAAGTAGTTTCACTTAAAGACGAATATGGAATTACCTTAGATGAAATAATGCAAAGAGAAAATCATAAAGGTTCCTGTACCTACTGTGGAGTATTTAGAAGAACCATTATTAATAAAGCAGCTCGTGAAATGGGAGCAACAAAAATAGCTACAGGACATAACCTTGATGATGAAGTTCAGGGAATTTTAATGAATTATCTTGAAGGAAACACTGATAACTTAACTAAATTAGGTGCAAAAACAGAATCCAAAGCTGAAGAGTTTACAGTTAAGATTAAACCTTTACGTGAAATTCCGGAACGTGAAATTGGATTATATGTTGTTGCAAAAGAACTGGAAGTTCACTTTGACAGTTGTCCTTATGCAATGCAATCATTTAGAGGAGAAGTTTCTGAGGTTATAAATCAGCTTGCAGAAAAACATCCTACAATCAAATACTCTACTCTTAGAGGATATGATAAAATTAAAAATGTATTGAAAGAAGACTTTAAAAAAGATTTCAATCATGGAAGATGCAAAAGATGTGGTGAACCTTCAGCTAATGAATTATGTAAAGCATGTTCCTTTTTAGAAGAATTAGGATTGTGA
- a CDS encoding NAD(P)-dependent oxidoreductase: MIIGLIGFGKVLQNLTKIIKSDEITFLTSTENRSHKTIEAIEKSGIEVKDTFKQVAIDSDILISANSPKNALEVAKNYGKFAKGIYLDLNNISPETTFKISQYVDNLVDGAIIGKIDSDNPSLYICGEQSDELLFLDEFIQTRKISDNLGEVAILKLLRSSYTKSLSALLIETTETAKQYGLEEEFFDILTLTEGDDFRQKSLSRINNTLNNSKRKSEELEEIIECFDKNELIMVKAALKKLNQ, encoded by the coding sequence ATGATTATAGGACTTATTGGATTTGGAAAGGTTTTGCAAAATCTTACAAAGATAATTAAGTCTGATGAAATCACCTTTTTAACTTCAACTGAAAATAGATCTCATAAAACAATTGAAGCTATTGAAAAATCAGGAATTGAAGTTAAAGACACATTTAAGCAGGTAGCTATTGATTCAGATATTCTAATTTCTGCAAATTCTCCAAAAAATGCACTTGAAGTTGCAAAAAACTATGGAAAATTTGCCAAAGGAATTTATCTGGATTTAAATAATATATCTCCTGAAACTACTTTTAAAATAAGTCAATATGTTGATAATCTTGTTGATGGTGCAATTATTGGAAAAATTGACTCCGATAATCCAAGTTTATATATTTGTGGTGAACAATCTGATGAGTTGTTATTTTTAGATGAGTTTATTCAAACAAGAAAAATCAGTGATAATCTAGGTGAGGTAGCTATTTTAAAACTACTTAGAAGTAGCTATACAAAATCCTTATCAGCACTATTGATTGAAACGACTGAAACTGCAAAACAATATGGTTTAGAAGAAGAGTTTTTTGATATACTTACTTTGACTGAAGGAGATGATTTTAGACAAAAATCTCTATCAAGAATAAACAATACTTTAAATAATTCAAAAAGAAAATCTGAAGAACTTGAAGAAATAATTGAGTGTTTTGATAAAAATGAGTTAATTATGGTTAAGGCAGCTCTAAAAAAGCTTAACCAATAA
- a CDS encoding MoaD/ThiS family protein: MEFTLKYKSIDEKRELPNDNYTIKDVLTELGLSAQTIVSKQNGELVIEDTVIEDGDEIQLVQIIYGG, encoded by the coding sequence ATGGAATTTACATTAAAATACAAATCAATTGATGAAAAAAGAGAATTGCCAAATGATAATTACACAATTAAAGATGTACTCACTGAATTAGGATTATCTGCTCAAACTATAGTATCAAAACAAAACGGAGAACTTGTAATTGAAGATACTGTAATTGAAGATGGTGATGAAATTCAATTAGTTCAAATTATATATGGTGGTTAA
- a CDS encoding DUF308 domain-containing protein translates to MKTKFVSLLAVFLGLIIIVFPLMGVIGASSLIGLSALLMSIYLLVTGITIIDYNSRGAILDLVLGLLLLFVSICLIFNPALLGFLTELSMYFSGIMLIIVAVVSLINNRNSRYGFYTGILGIILGLLYIIVGTYLSNPIILGTFIGVWLVINGILNFMDR, encoded by the coding sequence ATGAAAACTAAATTTGTTAGTTTACTAGCTGTATTTCTCGGATTAATAATTATAGTATTCCCGTTAATGGGAGTTATCGGAGCTAGTTCATTAATTGGATTATCCGCATTATTAATGTCCATTTATTTACTTGTTACTGGAATTACAATTATTGATTATAATAGTAGAGGAGCCATACTTGATTTAGTGTTAGGACTTTTACTTTTATTTGTAAGTATTTGTTTGATATTCAATCCAGCATTACTTGGATTTTTAACAGAACTATCAATGTATTTCTCAGGAATAATGTTAATCATTGTTGCTGTTGTTTCATTAATTAATAACCGCAATTCCAGATATGGATTTTATACTGGAATTCTTGGAATAATACTTGGTTTATTATACATAATCGTTGGAACTTACCTTTCAAATCCAATTATTCTCGGTACTTTTATTGGAGTATGGTTAGTGATAAATGGTATTTTAAATTTTATGGATAGATAA